ATGTTTTTCAGTATTCTTTGAATACAGCTTTGAAATATTCCTGGGGCTGCTGAAATTCCGAATTGTAGTCTGGTTACCTtaaatcagaggtcggcacggccctatctcgggggcataggaaatttctctgcccgagctctgccacgacacacacagtataataCGTTCGAGTTTTTTTAGTTGTGTTGGTTTCGCTCTCTCTCAAAAATTGTTGACAGCACCAGAGCAGCCAAACCATATTTTTGTGGCTAAAATTTAGCTAAATCTAGCTACTTATAgagtttaatagttttttatgtCTATAAAAAAGCAGGTTAGCTTTTTTATTTCTCATATCTGGTAACTTGGCTTGAAATTCTCTCAGAGACGAAATGTAAAACCACTTGtgcacaaaaaatttaatcactTCGTCTTGGGATGCAAACTGAACAAGACAGCGATCAAAAATTCTTcctgaaaaaaatgtttaataaagattgggaaaataaattttttgttatagaAAATATGGATGGGGAGGTACAATGTCTTATATgcgattttattatttcatcaTGCACACATTATAAAATTGGACGCCATTATAGAACCAGTCATTctagttttaatttattaattgagGATCGCACTCAAAAACTATTGGAGCTACaagcgaaatattttttaaattatgttgCAGAAAATATGCCCCCACAAGAACCCCTAAAAAAAGCCTCATTTGCAGTAGCTTTAGCATTGGTAAAGCAATGTCGCCCATATTCTGacggtttattttttaaaaatttaatttcggaTGTGATTACGTGTTTTGGAGACGTGGGGAAAGATGTATTGGAATTATGCGAAAAAGTTTCAATAGCGAGGCTAttgaaatgtaaatatttttcaatttgctTGGATGAAAGCACGGACgttaataatattttccaGCTTGTTATATGTTTGAAAACCGTAGAGGAGAATTTATCTTCTTTTGAGGAAATTTATGATGTAATTTTTCTTCATGGGCATGTAACAggaatgtaaattttatttgacaCCCTTTTTTCTAAtatatttcccaaaaataacATAAGTAAACTATTTTCCGTTTTTACAGATGGGGCAAAGGTAATGACGGGAAAAAACATAGGGCTTGCGgggatttaaaaaacaaatggaATTTTTTGTCCGTTTATTCATTGCGTTATTCATCAGGAAGCTCTTTTTTCAAAAGAGTTAAAGATGGTACATGTCATGAATACTTGcgttaaaataataaatagaataatagaattatttttattaataataataataataataataatattctttAACACATAGAAAGTTTAAGGTATTTTTAGATGAGCTTAAAGCAGAATATGGTGATTTGCTAATGTACACGGAAGTTAGGTGGTTGAGTCGGGGAAAATGTTTGGAACgcctttttaatttaagaaaagaagtggtaaattttttgaaagttttagGAAAGGATGTTGATCTCATTACTTCATTTGAAAACAACgattttttaatagatttcGCCTTTTTCTGTGATATAACACGTATTTTTAATGATCTCAATTTATGCCTGCAaggcaaaaataaagaaattttagATTTAATACATTCTATGGATATGTTTAAAAGAAAACTGCGAATACTTATAAATCAATTAgagaataatatatatataaatttagaaaaaactaAGGAATTATTCtttgaattaaattataataactgcgaaaaattaaaagaatttgtAAATACAATAAAGACCTTATTACAAAACATTGACAACCGGTTTCAGGATCTTAATTCTTTAGCTCCCCTTTTAGACTTACATAATTTTCCACTTTCCTGTGATATTAGTAATTTAGATAGCAAACTTCACGAAGAgattaataatttaagaaatGATTTTGGAATTCCGTTAGAAACGGGGAAAATGTTTTGGTTTCACATTCCAGAAAGTAAATATCCCAAGCGGAAGagtgaaatttttataatttattctaTGTTTGGTACTACTTATAATTGTGAAATAGCATTTTCTAGTATGAAAAATTGCCATATCTTCGATATTTGGATGGGTCATCACATCGGTTGCAGTTAATCCGTCTCCAACAACTACAACGCTATTCTCCACATGCAACATTGAAAGTACACTACAATTTGGGAGATAGAAGAAGTCAGCAGCTGCGCTCACAAGGATCCAGACGAAGACACGGTGGAGAAACATTTCCTCGAGACGCACAAAAGGGACAACGGTGGAAAGTATATCGTCGAGCTACCATTCAAGACGGCAAATCTGAAGTTTGCAGACAAGATTGCTGGACCatctttttgattttgcaaaaaatggaTGCCGAAACACGCCGTAAATTGATCGAGGACAGCCGCGATCTGAAGTCACCAACAACCAACGATATGTTTAAGTTCCTGGATACTCGATGTGAGGAATTTGGTCAACGCCAAGGCAATTGGGATGGTAAACCTAAGCAGCAGGAAAAGTCAAACAGACCTATGCATGCCAATGCCATGTTGGCTGTCGAGAGGGGCACTTAGGTCAGAGGCAATATGAACGAGGCACCACCTAGCAGGCCACCACCTGCGGACTTCCTGGCGTTGAGCAACGGCGATCAATGGCAAAGGAAAAATCGGTATGTTTCAACTGTTTGAGATCGGGACATTTTACAAGGCAGTGTGAATCCAAATTCAACTGTAGAACGTGCCACGGACGACATCATACGCTGCTACATGTACAACAAGCTGCATCCGCGCAAGGCTTTGCAGCAACTACAGGACGTACCATCTGGAAGGGAGAATCAGCTTAATCAGGACGAATCTCAAGCTACATCTGTGACAGTGAGTCACATAGCACGAGCACATGGCTAGCAATCGGCTGCATACGCACAAGGCCTTGCAGAAATTACACACAAACATGGGCGTCGCCAAAGCACGCTATCGACTGCATTGGAATTTGTTCAGAACGCAAATGGAACATATACAAGCTGCCGGCTACTATTGGACAGTGGTTCTGAGTTGTCATACATTACGGAACGTTGCATTAACGCACTTGGACTTGCACGTTAATCATCTCGAATATTGGTATCGGGAATTTCTTCCATCAAGGCTGAGGCAACCAGAGGAATCACACAGCTGAATCTCAAATCGCGATTCACAGACAGCGCATTAAAGATTACTGCACACGTTCTCAGTAAGACGGCAAATCCGAAGTTTGCAGACACACTCAAAGGAGCACAAGCTCGCTTCATGGCTGTAGAAAAACGGCTACAGCGCAATCCGGATCTACGAGAGAAGTATGTAAAATTCATGCAGGAATACCTAAGTCTTGGTCATATGACCGAAGTTAAACCATTGAGCAATGATTCAAGTAACCTCTTCTATCTGCCCCATCACCCTATAGTTGGACGAAAACTTAGGGTCGTATTCGACGGGTCATTCAAGGACGCAAATGGAGTGGCTCTGAATGACACACTACACGTTGGGCCGAGCATTCAGCGCAACCTTTTTGCTGTTTGTCTCCGCTTCAGAATGTATAGATATGTATTCTCCGCAGACATTGTCAAAATGTTTCGCCAAGTTTGGGTAAGCACCGATCATCAAGGCTACCAAAGAATCCTATGGAGAGAGCATCCATCTGCGCCTTTGAAGCTCTACCAGTTACGCACTGTAACTTATGGAACAGGATTACAGAGACGAATATCCAACTGCATCGAGAATTCTTCTAGAGGACTTCTACGTAGACGATGTACTCACTGGAGCGAACCGCAAAGATGAGCTACTAGCAAATAAGAATGAGCTATTACAACTGATGTCACACGCCAAATTGGACCTTGACAAGTGGGTATCCAATTCATCACTAATATGTAAGCCCGATTCCAGAGACGCAGAGACGGAAACGAACGAGTAAAAGATTCAATAAAGGTTCTTGGAATTTACTGGAATCCAACCGACGACACGCTGATGTACCAAACCGGCCTGACATTAAATCCGAGCTGCACTAAAAGGCAAATCCTCTCAGATGTTGCACGTATCTTTGACCCACTTGGCCTACTATCGCCGATTGTGGTACAATTCAAAATCATGTTCCAAAGGCTATGGTTATTGGATCTCGATTGGGATTCGGAGCTTCCACCAAACTTTGCCGAACCTTGGCTCAAGTGCAGAGCAGATCTCGACACGCTACGAAAGTTACAAATACCACGATTTGTCCTTAGCAAGGAGGACTCGATTGAGCTACACGCCTTCTCCGATGCATCGACCAAGGCctatgctgctgctgtttacTGCAGGTGTCGAAACAGGGACGGAACCTATTCGGTTTCGTTGATGGCTGCCAAACCCAGGGCAGCACCACTGAAACAACAATCCTTACCTCGACTAGAGCTGTGTGGAGCGCTGCTGTTAAGTCGCCTGGTACGATCACTCAAGGAAGGACTACAACACAAGGAAATTCACGTTATTGCGTGGTGCGATTTAACTATTGTTTTATCCTGGCTATCATATCCACCATCGAAGATGAAAACCTTCGTCGCAAATCGCACTTCGGAAATTCTAAAAACGTTGCCACGACATACCTGGCATCACGTAAGCTCAAGCATCAAGGGGAATGACGTCTTCCCAACTACTAGAATTTCACCTGTGGTGGGACGGGCCAACATGGCTGCTCAATAATGACGAGTACACGGCTAAGGTACAAAACTCTGTAACtagtttcaaatttttcagACCATCATGCACAAGACGAATTGAGGACCACAGCCATGCTCACTCGTGAGAGGATGGACGACTCATTTTCAGCGTTCGACGACCTTGTTGAACGCGTCTCATCCTGGCAGAAGCTGGTACATACCGTGGGCTATGTTCTACGCTTTATCCGACGACTGAAAAAGACACGGAACCGAGCGGAATCAACCACACTGTCTTTTGAGGAGATCAAGGCAGTACGACTTGTATGCCGGAGAAACGCACAGGCGTGCTTTGGAGAAGACCGAATGCTTCTCCAGACGAATCAACCACTGCAAAACAGGTCGCAATTATCAAAGCTTGCACCGTTTATTGGTTCGGATGACCTACTACGAGTTGGCGGGCGATTGAGACAATCTAAACTACCGGAAGAAGTCAAACACCCGATACTGCTGCCGAAGGCTCACCTTCGTCTGCCAGAGTCTGTGAGACCAGGTCTCTGTGATTTGTAGATGCCAGAAGTTGTTGCATGTCATCCAGTGCTCGCTTTGCTCCGACAAAGTTCCTACCGTTGTCACTGTAGATCTGTGCGCATTTTCCTCGTAGAGACATGAATCTTCTGAGGGCTGCTAGAAATGCCTCTGTGTCCAATAACGAAGCTGCTCCTGGAACACGAACACTGGGTAAACTTGCACCCAGGTACATCGGCACTATTTGTAATAACTCGTCAACGTTATTGGATTATTCGTGCACGAATTCTGATAAGGAAGGTCACTCACACCTGTATCAGATGCTTTCGTCAAAGGCATCATACTACGCACCAACTCATGGCCCATCTCCAGATCATTTCGTAAATGGCGGCCCTCCTTCAACATTCCTCGTAACCCATTGTAAGGAGGAATATCTCACCATGTTGCAGCAGCGTTCTAAATTCCGTTGAATAAATTTGTTCCTAAAGTCTCATGATCCATTCaacaaaaccaccttggttTAATAAATACCTTTATCGACTTGAGAACAGGAAATCgagagcttacaaaaagtttcttaagtcaggattCTTGATTCTCATGATCCATTCaacaaaaccaccttggttTAATAAATACCTTTATCGACTTGAGGACAGGAAATCgagagcttacaaaaagtttcttaagtcaggattCTTGAAAAGAATACATCATTTATCAGTCAAACTTTGTATATATTCGTAACCGGTTTATTATCCTCAACAATCAACTATTATGGATTCTAAGGTAAACTTTTCTTTTGTCAATATAAAACGTATATCCAATCTTTTTCAGtcttccctatcatataaaataatttcagATTCCTCTGAGCCAGGTATAGCTAATCTctttgggtaatttttttaaaaaacttctTTGTCTGATTCTAATAACTTGAATTCTTTTTAAATCTATAAATTACcacacaaaaacaacatttattcgccaaaatttcaatattatgTTGTGTTCAAAACCTCTCCCAACAAAAACTCGTGCTTTGAAAATAACCCgtaataaaattacaaaacgCAACAATGCAATTGAACGCTTTGAACGAGGTTGGAAAGCGAAAAAGCAGGTTGCAAACTACTCGCTTTTTTCGATGAGAGATGAGAGAAGGTGGTAGAGTGCAGCTTTGCGATAAGCGAGCTacattgttataatttttaataattaactttttattaaaaaaaaagtggcgtTCACCCATTAAACTGCAGTAAGAACGAAAAAGGAgagttcaaatatttttataatgactTGCGAAACCACACAGAAAAGTTGTTTAACTATTCTGTGCTGTGCTTTGAAAACTAATTAATTTTCCCCACTAACTAGAGGCAACATCATTTTTCAACacattttcaaacaaaaaaattttgaaaaatgtttgtttttacaaaatttgttCGCCCAACATGTGGATGGGCCCCTGTAGATCAGCCCATGTCCGACACAACATTGTCCGTTGAAACTAAGGCCCTTAATCCAACtcaaaatcttaaatatttcgCTGGCGTCCAAGGAACACTTTCGGGATATTTGCCGCAAACGGGAGTGCTTTTTAGAAGAAGTTAGAAAATTGTATGGCTACCGGAAGACGGTGCCATTTAAAAGGAAAGTGGACGACGCATCTTGGTTTGAGAAAGAAAACTTGTCAAGAGGGATTGCAGCGGTATCCCTAATTTGGAACTGTCTTAAAGAGGGGCACCGGTATCAAGATTGCGCTGCGAAACAGAAGATATTCTGTTACGGGTGTTGGACTCTCAACATATACAAGCCATCGAGTagcaaattcttaaaaaacgGTGCAAATAACACATCCCCTGCAGCTCCCTAATCCACCAGCTCAGAGAAATTGGGTGTAGATCAACAGTAGTCGGTTAGCGAACAACCTATTCATAAAAATGAGGATTCAGTATACTGGAATAGAAAACTATGGTAAATTAGTAAATTATTATGGTATACCCTATCAAGTATACCCTATCGCAAATAGTAAACGAATGAAAGAAATTTGAGATGATATTGAGATGACCACTAAGATGATAGGAgcaattcgaaaaaaaaatcacgaCAAGCAGGTGGAAACAACCACTCTTATAGTTAGAGTAAATACTATAGTAGAGTGTAAGGGGGAAgagaagaaaattaaattttacattATTTCATTGCAGAAGAAAGATCTttacttggggatcgatttctGAAAGCAATAGGATCTTCTTCCAAGTCTATTAATAGTAGGAGAGTTAGCACCTAACTCCGAGCATAATATTATCTTTGAGTTTCAAAGAGCGCAGATAAACAGATTGATTGGGATATTTCTTTCGTTCGCTACCAAAGGTTAagggaaaacttcacttccCTCACACACGATAGATACTGGAATTACACAGCCTATTAAAGAAAGACATTTCCTCAGGCCAATCTCAAGCCAATCTCAGGCCATTGAGAAATTGCTTTTTGCCGAGGTAGATAGGATGCTAAAACTTGGTGTTATTGAGGAGTCCGACAGTCCATAGGCACATGGGCAGTCCGACAAAGGCACATTTCACAAGTAGCCTTGATCCTCACAAGTTGGCCTCTGTAATGTTCCACAAACTATGACGAGGTTCGAACGGATCCAGAGAAAATTTCGGCAATATCTGTGAGCTGGAAGACATGCACGGTAGGAGCAGCAACAATAGCGACAATTGATTGATTTGGAAAAAACGTTCCAAGTATTGGCACTGGACTTAGCTCGGGTTAACCGGCCTTTCTCGTTCCTCGCGGGAAATATAAGGCCTAGACAGGATAGGATAGTCTAGAAATTAGCTGAGgaattagaaaaaaattgaaatgaaaaaggaaataataaaaattaaaaagaaacaaaaaacacaactcAACCtaatgtcgggtcaggcagcagtaCAGCGGTTTAatgttaatgtttaaataatgttaatgtaatgtttagtgtaatttaGGTTTGAGTTTGTATAAAGCgcttagttggtcgcaagccgaatCTCTCTCGGCCTCTCGACTCTGGTCTGGTCTTTCTGCTGATCATCCgccttcatctgcatgcagaaataaacatacTTATAACGTTTTAAAAGGACTTAAAATCGGCCTTTTATTTAGGTGCGGATTATGGCATTGAAAaccctcaatgaccaaacacctAAATTTAAGCAAAATCAAGAATTTGTTACGGTCGTCATGAGCGGATATGAACGAgacccaataatttaaaatgtggaaaaggcactaaaaaccaaataaagTCTAAAACGAGCAGTTGTGTATGAGTGCGAGAGAGAGAGCTGCTTTGGGAGCTAGTGGAAGTAGAGAAAGCGGACGGCCTTTCGCAACCAATGGGATTGggttttttaagttattttaagttttttttttggtttccgTGTAATGCTTAGCAAAAGCATTGACCTGTCGAACAGCTTTATGATCGCACTAAGTGCACAGAAAATTAGTATAGTGAAGTCTacctacaaaaataaaaaactataatatattttatttggcaTGTATATACCAACGCTATATATATGCTAACTTAATGGTAATAAgtcaattattatttaagcAGAAAAAttggttttggtttgtttttcacttttttataGCCTTAGCCAAAACAGTATAGCTTAAAACGTACttccaattttcaaataagccTCTAGCCATGAAGACGCATACTTGCTGCCCTAAAAATCGAGTTCTTTTTTCACCATCATTTTCAAATCCCTGAATTTCATCAAGAGCGGTATTATATTGCAgaccttttttgatttttatttcatcacaAAGGATCACTGCGTCTTTACCTTTCTCGCTCATTTCACCAACAATTTTCTGGAGGTTTTCTAGAAAATCAGGTTGAAATCCTggcgtttatttttaaaaagagtcCATCGACACAACGTACTTTTGGCAGgaagttttaactttaaaacatACCATACATACAAAACATAGGAAGTTTTATCCCTCAAATACTCATACTCGATTACAAtcgtaatcgaactaccgaactgagcggacgtgctttgtccgagctccgggaaaacttcacttcgcttatattttcgccaatataagcgaaaagacactgaaatacaatttattaaaagcgacagacaagctttttttttttataacagttgtaatgtgctaaaccaaaactagtgcattgttgaaaaaaaaaaaaatacgtaccacgcaatgagctcattgagcaacgaccaaaagaacgagcgtagaagttcagtgaaccaaagaaacggcttctactcttacttttcaacccgcgataccgaagtggaaaaatcggcgcttaaaagcaacccggctttactgaccgctgaaacccaaagggcacggtcttgctcacccgctctgctcactccgactcccgcgtcatggagttcgcagtgtaaaaccccccctccaatatcggaaacaaatttcgcaccaacaacaagcagcgctacaacttctgcaacaacagcgaaaacccctgcaactcaaagtaccacgacgtcaacgactacagcgagtacaaaaacaacaacctcggaaagtgccaaagcggcaacggccacacagactggaatggatcgctacatccaaattaagcgcaagcttagcccgcagagtaatccggcaggaaacaaaacaaaaattaaccgtgtcctgaataacgataatgaaccagacagatccactactaacagatttgccctactggcggaggctgaggaaaaccaaccagcccaagacaccgcaaaaaaacccaagccccctccaatctatattagggaaaaaagctcgagtgc
The sequence above is drawn from the Drosophila bipectinata strain 14024-0381.07 unplaced genomic scaffold, DbipHiC1v2 scaffold_256, whole genome shotgun sequence genome and encodes:
- the LOC122321443 gene encoding uncharacterized protein produces the protein MDAETRRKLIEDSRDLKSPTTNDMFKFLDTRCEEFGQRQGNWDERATDDIIRCYMYNKLHPRKALQQLQDVPSGRENQLNQDESQATSVTAEATRGITQLNLKSRFTDSALKITAHVLSKTANPKFADTLKGAQARFMAVEKRLQRNPDLREKYVKFMQEYLSLGHMTEVKPLSNDSSNLFYLPHHPIVGRKLRVVFDGSFKDANGVALNDTLHVGPSIQRNLFAVCLRFRMYRYVFSADIVKMFRQVWDYRDEYPTASRILLEDFYVDDVLTGANRKDELLANKNELLQLMSHAKLDLDKLWLLDLDWDSELPPNFAEPWLKCRADLDTLRKLQIPRFVLSKEDSIELHAFSDASTKAYAAAVYCRAVWSAAVKSPGTITQGRTTTQGNSRYCVVRFNYCFILAIISTIEDENLRRKSHFGNSKNVATTYLASHHHAQDELRTTAMLTRERMDDSFSAFDDLVERVSSWQKLVHTVGYVLRFIRRLKKTRNRAESTTLSFEEIKAVRLVCRRNAQACFGEDRMLLQTNQPLQNRSQLSKLAPFIGSDDLLRVGGRLRQSKLPEEVKHPILLPKAHLRLPESVRPGLCDL